A single region of the Bombus fervidus isolate BK054 chromosome 18, iyBomFerv1, whole genome shotgun sequence genome encodes:
- the LOC139996358 gene encoding putative fatty acyl-CoA reductase CG5065 isoform X2, whose protein sequence is MFQLTRLGRLLQLVLKYSREMPMNDTLWYPGCPMIANKYIFNLLSVIPYVLPAFVIDTFLRLRDSKPTMMKLLKNGNKLFTSVSYFLTNEWTFQRDNCSDLARKVKMLHDSDMVKLDLEDMDWEKYVAIYLMGIRNFILKQEFQSTARERLSRLYWIHQITKTSGATLK, encoded by the exons atgttCCAATTGACAAGGTTGGGTCGGTTGCTACAGCTCGTGTTGAAGTATAGCAGAGAAATGCCAATGAACGATACGCTATGGTACCCGGGTTGTCCAATGATagctaataaatatattttcaacctTCTGAGTGTAATTCCGTATGTTTTACCTGCGTTCGTCATAGATACATTTTTAAGACTGCGAGACAGTAAACCAAC aATGATGAAACTTCTAAAAAATGGCAACAAGCTGTTCACATCGGTATCATATTTCCTGACGAACGAATGGACTTTCCAAAGGGATAACTGTTCGGACTTGGCGAGGAAGGTGAAAATGTTACACGACAGCGATATGGTCAAACTAGATTTGGAGGATATGGATTGGGAGAAGTATGTCGCAATTTACCTGATGGGAATTAggaattttattctaaaacaAGAGTTTCAATCAACAGCCCGAGAACGATTATCACG ATTGTACTGGATACATCAGATCACTAAAACGTCCG GGGCAACAttaaaatga
- the LOC139996358 gene encoding putative fatty acyl-CoA reductase CG5065 isoform X1 yields the protein MFQLTRLGRLLQLVLKYSREMPMNDTLWYPGCPMIANKYIFNLLSVIPYVLPAFVIDTFLRLRDSKPTMMKLLKNGNKLFTSVSYFLTNEWTFQRDNCSDLARKVKMLHDSDMVKLDLEDMDWEKYVAIYLMGIRNFILKQEFQSTARERLSRLYWIHQITKTSGIMILLLIIYCIMY from the exons atgttCCAATTGACAAGGTTGGGTCGGTTGCTACAGCTCGTGTTGAAGTATAGCAGAGAAATGCCAATGAACGATACGCTATGGTACCCGGGTTGTCCAATGATagctaataaatatattttcaacctTCTGAGTGTAATTCCGTATGTTTTACCTGCGTTCGTCATAGATACATTTTTAAGACTGCGAGACAGTAAACCAAC aATGATGAAACTTCTAAAAAATGGCAACAAGCTGTTCACATCGGTATCATATTTCCTGACGAACGAATGGACTTTCCAAAGGGATAACTGTTCGGACTTGGCGAGGAAGGTGAAAATGTTACACGACAGCGATATGGTCAAACTAGATTTGGAGGATATGGATTGGGAGAAGTATGTCGCAATTTACCTGATGGGAATTAggaattttattctaaaacaAGAGTTTCAATCAACAGCCCGAGAACGATTATCACG ATTGTACTGGATACATCAGATCACTAAAACGTCCGGTATAATGATCTTACTACTgataatatattgtatcatGTACTGA